The Malus sylvestris chromosome 8, drMalSylv7.2, whole genome shotgun sequence genomic interval AATGTAGTGGATGAAAATTCTGATTCATTTGTGGTATTGAATTATCGATTTCAGTTATGTGCGGGGTTCTAACAgtttaaaaatcgaagacaagtttttaattttcaatccaAAAACTTCCGGAACCAtactttcttttcaattttttgataCTTTTAGAATACGTATTATCTCgaaatatcttagaaaataattTAGGTTCCTACATTTTACAAGTTTGACTCAGTCTATGTAGTATGTTTATaacaaggaagaaaatagaATTTCTGCATTTAACAAATTTGACTCAGTCTAATAGGCAAATTTAAAGATACTTGAATTGGTTCGGCATCAACTGTCGCAAGCGTGAAGTTTGGTTTCTCGCTTATGTGCTATATGGATATGATCATGGGATTGCATGTCTTGTCACTGTTTCAATATAGATGGATCCAAAAATGGTTCACTGAATGAGAGCTTATTAATCAAGAACACATTAATAGAGTATTCATGTATTTTTCATTCCTAACTTGCACTACAAGAAACTGCTTTTTAATGACAAAATTTATggcatttaaaacaaaaatgtcATTAAAAGATCTTACCcatgatggttttttttttttcaaatgatctcactctctctcatgaCATGTATTTTAAAAAGCGTCAAGGGTaagatcctttaatgatgttttttttcCTAAACGACAGAAGTTTTACGTTATTAAAAGGCAATTTTCTTGTAGTGTAAGTGAGAGCACCTTTAAGAATTTAACcccattttcatgaaaaatcaagctaattttgtctttttctctatttttttctttacttGTTGCATTGATAATTTAATACTCATTCATGTTAACAATAATATGCAACTCAATATGATTTTAAACATGAGATCGGAAGTGAGTAAACAAAGAAGGGGGAGGAAAACTTAATAACTCAACTAGAATTTGTAAATATTTCACAAGATTAATATATACACTAAATTTTCAACTTGGAAAAGAGTGAGAGAGGGTATGTGCCCTCCCTCTCCTGACTTATACTTTCTCAAGCTCTAAACACTTGACCATATTCTGAGTACACCTCAAAATTATTCTTGACATACATACTCAATTACTTAATATCTTTTTTTGGTTGGGAAaccaatgttttatttttaatttactagcTGTATTACTAACACATAACCTATCCACTTTGTTTAGTTGTATCAGTATTACATTTGTATCTATTGGTTCACCTAATGAATCATTGGCAACCAGCGGGGGCAAATCCAACCTTTCCACCAGCAACGTCATACACTACCTGCAACCTCTTCTGTTGAACGTTCCCAATAATCCCAACACTCCTATCATCTTTGTTTCCGGCAAACGCCAAGCAAAACTGCGAAGCACTCTGCTGAACTAATATTCCTGTTGCGTCCACGTCTACCGTAACCCCATTGCCAAACACAAACCCTATCTTTGGAAAGGTTATCGTTTTGAATCCATTGAAATCGTAACACGTGTCCAGCAGGGAAGAAATCGACCTAGCAGTTGGGTACCTCTTCATCGCTTCTCGAAATGCGTCCCGCAGCGCTGTGTACGCAGTGGCTGGGAGGCGCGTGATCACCGTCCCCGAGTCGATAATTGTTCCCGAAGTCGAAAATACCGAAGCCGAAATTGGCAGTTGACTCCCACCGATGTTGATACCGACCAGTCCGAGGCCGTAATACGACTCGCCTTGAGATAATGTGGTGAGCGGCACGAACTTGACGGCGTTATAACCTGAACGTCCGTTGTCGGAGTGGCCTAAGCTGAGGTAACCGGTGGAGCTTGAAGTGGAAGGGAGGCAGTAGGAGAAGAATCTCTTGTACTTCTGAGCGGTTTGTTCAACAAGGGAGATCTTGCTTCGACCGAGACCGAGCAAACCGGCGATGCCCCTAAATAAGCCTTGGTTATTCTGGCCGCAGCCGAAGACGAAACCAGTAAAAACATCTGTTGAAGTCAAAGTTAACTTCTCGCTGGCAAAGAAGCCGATTGTGAAGGAGCGGTCTCCATACTGTTGGCCGTAAACACAGGTGGAGGCGGAACAACCGCTAGCGACACCGGAGGCTGCAAGTTGAGAACACGCGGGGGAGTTGCAGGAGATGTTGGAGTAAGAGGTAGAGAGAGAAGGGTCGAAGATGGGATCTTTCTGTTGGTAACAAGATACAGAACATGGTCGGCACTGTGTCCAAGTGAGACTGCTGCCGGTGTCGAATACAAGCGAGAGTTGCTTCTGGGGAGAGCCCAAGCCGACACTGACGATGTAGTTTCCAGAACCAAGTACGCTGCCGGACTGGGCGGGAATCACTGTGGCGTCAGAATGTGCAAGTAGGTCGGGGATCCTGTACTTTTTGTTTGGgtagttgaaatgggagtggATTGAGTTGACTCGGGCTTCGTCTTGGTTAAGGATTTGTGTGAGATATTCATCTTGATCGGCAGGGTTACTGTTTGATTTGGATTGGTGGACTTGGTTGCATGGGCCATGCTTGTGGACCACTTTCAGTACGGATGGCGCCTTATTGTCATGACCTGAATTGAAAAAATGTATAGGTGTGTCATTACATACATACTTAATAGtcacaatatatacatacatatatatacatacatacatatatatatatatatatatatatatatatatatatctgtgtgtgtgtgtgtgtgggaacAAAATG includes:
- the LOC126632556 gene encoding aspartyl protease family protein At5g10770-like → MATPISSSSSFLRFSIGLSAFLCLILCSLAVRDTKTHLLSRTHTVEVNYLLPANTCSPSTKGHDNKAPSVLKVVHKHGPCNQVHQSKSNSNPADQDEYLTQILNQDEARVNSIHSHFNYPNKKYRIPDLLAHSDATVIPAQSGSVLGSGNYIVSVGLGSPQKQLSLVFDTGSSLTWTQCRPCSVSCYQQKDPIFDPSLSTSYSNISCNSPACSQLAASGVASGCSASTCVYGQQYGDRSFTIGFFASEKLTLTSTDVFTGFVFGCGQNNQGLFRGIAGLLGLGRSKISLVEQTAQKYKRFFSYCLPSTSSSTGYLSLGHSDNGRSGYNAVKFVPLTTLSQGESYYGLGLVGINIGGSQLPISASVFSTSGTIIDSGTVITRLPATAYTALRDAFREAMKRYPTARSISSLLDTCYDFNGFKTITFPKIGFVFGNGVTVDVDATGILVQQSASQFCLAFAGNKDDRSVGIIGNVQQKRLQVVYDVAGGKVGFAPAGCQ